One Paraburkholderia sp. HP33-1 genomic region harbors:
- a CDS encoding CaiB/BaiF CoA transferase family protein encodes MRPLDGIKVITLEHAIAAPFCTRQLADLGARVIKIERPGVGDFARGYDERVHGLSSHFVWTNRSKESLSLDLKQPAAADILDALVADADVLVQNLAPGAAERLGLGYDALSEKYSRLIVCDISGYGADGPYRDKKAYDLLIQSESGFLSITGSPGAPAKAGCSIADIAAGMYAYSNILSALLQRGRTGRGCRIDVSMLESMVEWMGYPLYYAIDGQPQPALAGAAHATIYPYGPFPAGDGKTVMLGLQNEREWKLFCERVLEQPELAIDERFASNSKRTAARDALREVIVAAFAKLSTAQVIERLDEAGIANAQMNTLADVWAHPQLKARECWQEVGTAAGAIPALRPPGLPSDIEPRMDPVPALGQHTEAILLELGYDEARIDALRAAGTI; translated from the coding sequence ATGAGACCACTCGACGGTATCAAGGTCATCACACTCGAACACGCGATTGCCGCGCCGTTTTGCACGCGTCAGCTTGCCGACCTCGGCGCGCGCGTGATCAAGATCGAACGGCCCGGCGTCGGCGATTTCGCGCGCGGCTATGACGAACGCGTGCATGGACTGTCGTCACATTTCGTCTGGACCAACCGCTCGAAAGAAAGTCTTTCGCTCGATCTGAAGCAGCCCGCTGCCGCGGACATTCTCGACGCGTTGGTTGCCGATGCGGACGTGCTCGTGCAGAACCTCGCGCCAGGCGCGGCCGAACGACTAGGCCTCGGTTACGACGCGTTGAGCGAGAAGTATTCGAGGTTGATCGTCTGCGATATTTCCGGCTACGGCGCGGACGGTCCGTATCGCGACAAGAAAGCATACGATCTGCTGATTCAAAGCGAGTCCGGCTTCCTGTCGATCACCGGTTCGCCCGGCGCACCGGCGAAAGCGGGCTGCTCGATTGCGGACATCGCGGCGGGCATGTACGCGTATTCGAATATCCTGAGCGCGCTGTTGCAGCGTGGACGCACGGGGCGTGGTTGCCGGATCGACGTGTCGATGCTCGAGAGCATGGTCGAGTGGATGGGCTATCCGCTCTACTATGCGATCGACGGCCAGCCGCAGCCCGCGCTCGCGGGCGCCGCCCACGCGACGATCTATCCCTACGGACCGTTTCCCGCCGGCGACGGCAAGACAGTCATGCTCGGCCTGCAGAACGAACGCGAATGGAAGCTGTTCTGCGAGCGCGTGCTCGAACAGCCGGAACTCGCGATTGACGAACGCTTCGCATCGAACTCGAAACGCACTGCGGCGCGCGACGCGCTGCGCGAGGTGATCGTTGCGGCGTTCGCGAAGCTGAGCACAGCACAGGTGATCGAGCGACTCGATGAGGCTGGCATCGCGAACGCGCAGATGAATACGCTCGCCGACGTGTGGGCGCATCCGCAACTGAAGGCGCGCGAGTGCTGGCAGGAAGTCGGCACTGCGGCGGGCGCGATACCGGCATTGCGACCACCGGGCTTGCCTTCCGACATCGAGCCGCGCATGGATCCGGTGCCCGCGCTCGGTCAACATACCGAAGCGATTCTGCTTGAGCTTGGCTACGACGAGGCGCGTATCGACGCGCTGCGTGCAGCCGGCACGATCTGA
- a CDS encoding CbtA family protein, translated as MVGKLLVRGMLVGIVAGLLTFAFARIAGEPQVNQAISFEEKAAAARGEAPEPEIVSRETQAGFGLLTGVLAYGAAFGGLFSLVFAYAYGRAGTLSVRALSAWLALGAFISLVIVPNIKYPANPPSVGDPETIGMRTGLYFLMIAISLVTMVFSLKVRRRAVAKLGAWNGSIVAALVYVVIIAAVQLSMPVINEVPAAFPAVLLWKFRVAAIGMQVIMWTTIGLGFGAMVERSAFMRTNARVAMKSV; from the coding sequence ATGGTAGGTAAGTTGTTGGTGCGCGGGATGCTCGTGGGCATCGTCGCGGGATTGCTCACGTTCGCGTTCGCGCGAATCGCCGGCGAACCGCAGGTCAATCAGGCCATTTCATTCGAAGAAAAAGCGGCCGCCGCACGCGGCGAGGCGCCCGAGCCCGAAATCGTGAGCCGTGAGACGCAAGCGGGCTTCGGCCTGCTGACCGGCGTGCTTGCCTACGGCGCGGCATTCGGCGGCCTGTTCTCACTGGTGTTTGCCTATGCGTATGGGCGCGCGGGAACGTTGAGCGTGCGCGCATTGTCCGCGTGGCTCGCGCTCGGCGCGTTCATCTCGCTCGTGATCGTCCCGAATATCAAGTATCCGGCCAATCCGCCGTCGGTCGGTGATCCGGAGACGATCGGCATGCGTACGGGCCTGTACTTTTTAATGATCGCGATTTCGCTCGTGACGATGGTGTTTTCGCTGAAAGTGCGTCGTCGCGCGGTGGCGAAGCTGGGCGCTTGGAACGGCTCGATCGTCGCGGCACTCGTGTACGTCGTGATCATCGCGGCAGTGCAACTGTCGATGCCGGTCATCAACGAAGTGCCGGCTGCGTTCCCGGCCGTGCTGCTGTGGAAGTTCCGCGTCGCCGCGATCGGCATGCAAGTGATCATGTGGACGACCATCGGGCTGGGGTTCGGCGCGATGGTCGAGCGCAGCGCTTTTATGCGTACGAATGCGCGTGTGGCGATGAAGTCCGTCTGA
- a CDS encoding HpcH/HpaI aldolase/citrate lyase family protein, translated as MSGLPRSYLFVPGNRPERFDKAYAAGADAVILDLEDAVQPDAKVTARAAVLAAVSAHALRAAWVRINGSDTSWFHDDVAALAGQAGVAGIVLPKAETREQIFAVLANAHPALSVLPIVETARGFANLAELCGSPRVLRIVFGTLDFQVDLGIDGDGEELHMFRSQIVLASRLAGIGAPVDGVSTTIPDADVVEAEARRGRRFGFGGKLCIHPKQIEAVHRAYAWSDAEVELARRVLAAVEASHGAAVAVDGKMVDMPVILKARRVLEGR; from the coding sequence ATGAGCGGGTTGCCTCGGTCATATCTGTTCGTGCCTGGGAATCGGCCTGAGCGGTTTGACAAGGCCTATGCGGCCGGCGCGGATGCGGTGATTCTCGATCTGGAAGATGCGGTGCAGCCGGACGCGAAGGTGACGGCGCGTGCGGCGGTATTGGCTGCGGTGTCGGCCCATGCATTGCGGGCCGCGTGGGTGCGCATCAATGGTTCGGATACTTCATGGTTTCACGATGATGTTGCGGCGCTCGCGGGACAGGCCGGCGTTGCGGGAATCGTGCTGCCGAAGGCCGAGACGCGGGAGCAAATTTTCGCGGTGCTGGCGAACGCGCATCCGGCGTTGAGCGTACTGCCGATTGTCGAGACCGCGCGCGGGTTTGCGAATCTCGCGGAGTTATGCGGCTCGCCGCGCGTGCTGCGCATTGTGTTCGGCACGCTGGATTTCCAGGTCGATCTCGGTATCGATGGCGATGGCGAGGAATTGCACATGTTTCGCTCGCAGATCGTGCTTGCATCGCGGCTTGCCGGAATTGGTGCGCCGGTGGATGGCGTGTCGACGACGATTCCTGATGCCGATGTGGTCGAGGCCGAGGCGCGGCGCGGACGGCGGTTTGGTTTCGGCGGCAAGCTTTGCATTCATCCGAAGCAGATCGAGGCGGTGCATCGCGCGTATGCGTGGAGTGACGCCGAAGTGGAGTTGGCGAGGCGGGTGCTTGCGGCTGTCGAGGCGAGTCATGGCGCCGCGGTTGCCGTGGATGGGAAGATGGTCGATATGCCGGTGATCTTGAAGGCGCGGAGAGTTTTGGAGGGGCGATGA
- a CDS encoding MmgE/PrpD family protein, with product MNDHPSLTLATFAAQLDFERIPHEVVERTVNLYVDWLGSALAGKGARPVETIARFACAAAGAKNDGPCEVFIDRSRTTPYFAAMINGAASHFAEQDDVHNGSVFHPATVVFPVALALAQAKRASGRDFIAAAVAGYEVGIRIGEFLGRSHYKVFHTTGTVGTVAAAATAGRLLGLSPSQMLDAFGSAGTQASGLWEFLRDAADSKQLHTAIAAANGLMAAQLAADGFKGATRILEGAQGMAAGMSSDADPARLVDRLGSRWATAETSFKYHAACRHTHPAADALLAVVRTHRLAPRDIAKVVAHVHQGAIDVLGPVVTPRTVHQAKFNMGTVLGLVAHHGYAGVTEFEQGFDASEIASFRDKVTMALDAEIDAAYPARWIGKVTVTTTDGRVLDGRVDEPKGDPGNTLSREEIATKLHRLAAFSGAASEEEAAQLLGNAWRVAEETRIGSVFETTSRTTVAV from the coding sequence ATGAACGACCATCCCAGTCTCACGCTTGCCACTTTCGCCGCGCAACTCGACTTCGAGCGCATCCCGCACGAGGTCGTCGAGCGTACCGTCAACCTGTACGTCGATTGGCTCGGCTCGGCGCTGGCCGGCAAGGGCGCGCGGCCGGTCGAGACGATCGCGCGTTTCGCCTGCGCGGCAGCCGGTGCGAAGAATGACGGCCCTTGCGAAGTGTTCATCGACCGCAGCCGCACCACGCCGTATTTCGCCGCGATGATCAACGGCGCGGCGTCGCATTTCGCCGAACAGGACGACGTGCACAACGGCTCAGTGTTTCATCCGGCGACCGTGGTGTTTCCGGTCGCGCTCGCATTGGCGCAGGCAAAGCGGGCGTCGGGGCGCGACTTCATCGCGGCGGCGGTGGCTGGCTACGAGGTCGGCATTCGCATCGGCGAGTTTCTTGGGCGTTCGCACTACAAGGTATTTCACACCACGGGCACGGTCGGCACGGTCGCGGCCGCTGCAACTGCGGGTCGGTTGCTGGGTTTGTCGCCGTCTCAGATGCTCGACGCGTTCGGCTCGGCGGGCACGCAGGCGAGCGGCCTGTGGGAGTTCCTGCGCGACGCCGCCGACTCGAAGCAACTGCACACCGCGATCGCCGCCGCGAACGGCCTGATGGCCGCGCAACTCGCCGCCGACGGCTTCAAGGGCGCGACACGCATTCTCGAAGGCGCGCAGGGCATGGCGGCGGGCATGTCGAGCGACGCCGATCCGGCGCGCCTCGTCGACCGGCTTGGCAGCCGCTGGGCGACCGCCGAGACGTCGTTCAAGTATCACGCGGCGTGCCGCCATACGCATCCGGCCGCCGATGCGCTGCTTGCCGTCGTGCGGACGCATCGTCTCGCGCCACGCGACATCGCGAAGGTGGTCGCGCACGTGCATCAAGGCGCGATCGATGTGCTTGGTCCCGTGGTCACGCCGCGCACCGTGCATCAGGCGAAGTTCAACATGGGCACGGTGCTCGGGCTCGTCGCGCATCACGGCTATGCCGGTGTGACCGAATTCGAGCAGGGCTTCGACGCGAGCGAGATCGCCTCATTCCGTGACAAGGTCACGATGGCGCTCGACGCCGAGATCGACGCCGCCTATCCGGCGCGCTGGATCGGCAAGGTCACGGTAACGACGACCGACGGCCGCGTGCTCGATGGGCGAGTCGATGAGCCGAAGGGCGATCCGGGGAATACGTTGTCGCGCGAGGAGATTGCGACGAAGCTGCATCGGCTGGCGGCGTTTTCGGGGGCGGCGAGTGAAGAGGAGGCGGCGCAACTGCTTGGCAACGCGTGGCGTGTTGCCGAAGAGACGCGGATTGGTTCGGTATTCGAAACAACATCGCGCACCACGGTGGCGGTATGA
- a CDS encoding acyl-CoA dehydrogenase family protein produces MQTTQHDSFQDIREAVRDLCQQFSGEYFRKIDEARGYPEEFVDALTKAGWLAALIPQDFGGSGLGLTEASVIMEEINRAGGNSGACHGQMYNMGTLLRHGSEEQKRKYLPKIASGDLRLQSMGVTEPSTGTDTTKIKTTAERRGDRYVINGQKVWISRVQHSDLMILLARTTPLADVKKKSEGMSIFIVDLREAIGHGLTVQPILNMVNHETNELFFDNLEIPAENLIGEEGQGFKYILDGLNAERTLIAAECIGDGYWFVDKVTEYAKERVVFGRPIGQNQGVQFPIARSFINVEAASLMRFEAARRFDAHQPCGAQANMAKLLAADASWEAANACLQFHGGFGFACEYDVERKFRETRLYQVAPISTNLILSYVAEHILGLPRSF; encoded by the coding sequence ATGCAAACCACGCAACACGATTCGTTTCAGGACATTCGAGAGGCCGTGCGCGATCTATGTCAGCAGTTTTCTGGCGAGTACTTTCGCAAGATAGACGAAGCGCGCGGCTATCCGGAAGAGTTCGTCGACGCATTGACGAAGGCCGGCTGGCTCGCCGCGCTGATTCCGCAAGACTTCGGCGGCTCGGGGCTCGGGCTCACGGAAGCGTCGGTGATCATGGAAGAGATCAATCGTGCGGGCGGCAACTCGGGCGCCTGCCACGGGCAGATGTACAACATGGGCACGCTGCTGCGGCATGGTTCGGAAGAACAGAAGCGCAAGTATCTGCCGAAGATCGCGAGCGGCGACCTGCGTCTGCAATCGATGGGCGTAACCGAGCCGAGCACCGGCACCGATACGACGAAGATCAAGACCACCGCCGAGCGACGCGGCGACCGTTACGTGATCAACGGTCAGAAGGTGTGGATTTCGCGCGTGCAGCATTCGGACCTGATGATCCTGCTCGCGCGCACCACGCCGCTCGCGGACGTGAAGAAGAAATCGGAGGGCATGTCGATCTTTATCGTCGATCTGCGCGAAGCGATCGGTCATGGCCTGACCGTTCAACCGATTCTGAACATGGTCAATCACGAGACCAACGAACTCTTTTTCGACAACCTCGAAATTCCCGCCGAGAATCTGATCGGCGAAGAAGGGCAGGGATTCAAATACATTCTCGATGGCCTGAACGCGGAGCGCACGCTGATCGCCGCGGAATGCATCGGCGATGGCTACTGGTTCGTCGATAAAGTCACCGAGTACGCGAAGGAGCGCGTCGTGTTCGGCCGGCCGATCGGACAGAACCAGGGCGTGCAGTTTCCGATCGCGCGCTCGTTCATCAACGTTGAGGCCGCGAGCCTGATGCGCTTCGAGGCGGCACGTCGTTTCGATGCGCATCAACCGTGCGGCGCGCAGGCGAACATGGCCAAACTGCTCGCGGCGGATGCATCGTGGGAAGCAGCCAATGCGTGCCTGCAATTTCACGGCGGTTTCGGCTTCGCGTGCGAATACGACGTCGAGCGCAAGTTTCGCGAAACGCGTCTGTATCAGGTCGCACCGATCTCGACCAATCTGATCCTCTCGTATGTGGCCGAGCATATCCTCGGGCTGCCGCGTTCGTTCTGA
- the hmpA gene encoding NO-inducible flavohemoprotein, whose protein sequence is MLSAEHRAIIKATVPLLESGGEALTTHFYNLMLSEHPEVRPMFNQANQASGMQPRALANGVLMYARHIDQLEQLGGLVAQIINKHVALNVQPEHYPIVGKCLLRAIREVLGADVATDAVIEAWAAAYQQLADLLIGLEEKIYAESEAAPGGWRGARLFRVARKVRESDEITSFYLRPDDGGELLAFQPGQYIGVRLVINGEEVRRNYSLSAMSDGREYRISVKREPNGTVSKYLHEQIQENDTLELFAPAGEFTLQPGDKPLVLISGGVGITPTMAMLQAALKTNRPVHFIHAARHGGVHAFRDTIDALATRHPQLKRFYCYEQRRAGDADVNAVGYVDEASLKKWLPETRDVDVYFLGPIAFMKAIKKGLKAIGVPESQSRYEFFGPAAALE, encoded by the coding sequence ATGCTATCCGCCGAACACCGCGCCATCATCAAAGCAACCGTACCGCTCCTCGAAAGCGGCGGAGAGGCGCTCACCACGCACTTCTATAACCTGATGCTCAGCGAGCATCCGGAAGTGCGCCCGATGTTCAATCAGGCCAATCAGGCGAGCGGTATGCAGCCGCGCGCGCTGGCCAACGGCGTTCTGATGTACGCGCGTCATATCGATCAGCTCGAGCAACTGGGCGGGCTCGTCGCGCAGATTATCAACAAGCACGTGGCGTTGAACGTGCAGCCCGAGCACTATCCGATCGTCGGCAAATGCCTGCTGCGCGCGATTCGCGAAGTACTCGGCGCGGACGTCGCGACCGATGCCGTGATCGAAGCATGGGCTGCCGCGTATCAACAACTGGCCGATCTGCTGATCGGCCTCGAAGAGAAGATCTACGCGGAAAGCGAAGCGGCGCCCGGCGGCTGGCGCGGCGCGCGGCTGTTCCGCGTCGCGCGCAAAGTGCGGGAAAGCGACGAGATCACGTCGTTCTATCTGCGTCCGGATGACGGCGGCGAATTGCTCGCGTTTCAGCCGGGGCAGTACATTGGCGTGCGTCTGGTGATCAACGGCGAAGAAGTGCGTCGCAACTATTCGCTGTCCGCAATGAGCGATGGGCGTGAATATCGCATCAGCGTGAAGCGCGAACCGAATGGCACCGTGTCGAAGTATCTGCATGAGCAGATCCAGGAAAACGACACGCTCGAATTGTTCGCGCCGGCCGGCGAATTTACGCTGCAACCTGGCGACAAGCCGTTGGTGTTGATCAGCGGCGGCGTCGGTATCACACCGACGATGGCAATGCTTCAAGCCGCGCTGAAGACCAATCGTCCGGTGCATTTCATTCACGCGGCCCGTCACGGTGGCGTGCATGCATTCCGTGACACGATTGATGCATTGGCCACGCGTCATCCGCAATTGAAGCGTTTCTATTGCTACGAGCAGCGTCGTGCGGGTGACGCCGATGTGAACGCAGTCGGCTACGTCGATGAAGCGAGTCTGAAGAAGTGGCTGCCGGAAACGCGCGACGTCGACGTGTATTTCCTCGGGCCGATCGCGTTCATGAAGGCGATCAAGAAAGGCCTGAAGGCGATTGGCGTGCCGGAATCGCAGAGCCGTTATGAGTTCTTCGGCCCGGCTGCCGCGCTCGAATAA
- a CDS encoding CbtB domain-containing protein has product MTEAVFDPAAQPAAQPTPIPLRELLPWVVFGGLLLLLAIYFVGAEQGATSLVPGMFVHEFVHDGRHLLGFPCH; this is encoded by the coding sequence ATGACCGAAGCTGTCTTCGATCCCGCCGCACAACCGGCGGCCCAGCCCACTCCCATTCCCTTGCGCGAACTGCTGCCGTGGGTCGTGTTCGGCGGTTTGCTGCTGTTGCTCGCGATTTACTTCGTTGGTGCGGAACAGGGCGCGACGTCGCTCGTGCCCGGCATGTTCGTGCATGAGTTCGTGCATGACGGCCGCCATCTGCTCGGCTTTCCCTGCCACTAA
- a CDS encoding sensor domain-containing diguanylate cyclase — protein sequence MVDDWSCRMRTIVDEIAASVAIIGRDEKGQLQVSACNDHFMQMTGGKRNAIKSFPASFDTLIPNYARPEFRQKLSECFESGVARELEQAYDLRDGTHWWRLSLKPLRHIEGATSVLEIMVTGLEITSKMELTHELEVSTSRFRSVVDAAYDAIITIDQQHCITLFNRAAEDLFGYSAEEMLGHPITELLPERYRANHSQYVHQFARSPVRSRQMDERNRIYGLHRDGSLLPVEIAISKINVGGLIEFTAVIRDIADRVRLMDLLQKQAVTDELTGLPNRREFGDTVETLLGSDSKLSIFILDIDYFKKINDSYGHDIGDEVLRVMAKVVMNADWRIGVFARWGGEEFVAALPGLDIEQATSVAEDLRVTIEQQNFEHSWRLGKPIPFTVSIGVTERLPGENDVGAIVKRADQALYRAKDRGRNRVEVG from the coding sequence ATGGTTGATGACTGGTCCTGCAGGATGCGGACGATCGTCGACGAAATCGCCGCAAGCGTCGCGATCATCGGGCGCGATGAGAAGGGGCAGCTTCAGGTTTCCGCCTGCAACGACCATTTCATGCAAATGACGGGCGGCAAGCGCAACGCCATCAAGTCGTTCCCGGCGTCATTCGACACGCTGATTCCCAATTACGCGCGCCCCGAATTCCGCCAGAAGCTGAGCGAATGCTTTGAATCGGGGGTCGCCCGCGAGCTCGAGCAGGCCTATGACCTGAGGGACGGCACCCACTGGTGGCGCCTGTCGTTGAAGCCGCTGCGCCACATCGAAGGCGCAACCTCCGTGCTCGAAATCATGGTGACGGGCCTTGAGATCACCTCGAAGATGGAGTTGACGCACGAACTGGAAGTCAGCACCTCGCGTTTCCGCTCCGTGGTGGATGCCGCCTATGACGCGATCATTACGATCGATCAGCAGCACTGCATCACGCTCTTCAATCGCGCCGCTGAAGATCTTTTTGGTTATTCGGCCGAGGAGATGCTGGGGCATCCTATTACGGAACTGCTGCCCGAGCGCTACCGCGCCAATCACTCCCAATACGTTCATCAGTTCGCCCGCTCGCCCGTGCGCTCGCGGCAAATGGACGAGCGCAACCGCATCTATGGGCTGCATCGCGACGGCTCCCTGCTGCCCGTCGAAATCGCGATTTCGAAGATCAACGTTGGCGGGCTGATCGAATTCACCGCCGTGATTCGCGACATCGCCGATCGCGTTCGATTGATGGACCTGCTCCAGAAGCAGGCCGTGACGGACGAACTGACCGGCCTGCCAAACCGCAGGGAATTTGGCGACACGGTCGAAACCCTGCTGGGGTCAGACAGCAAGCTTTCGATCTTTATCCTCGATATCGATTACTTCAAGAAGATCAACGACAGTTACGGACACGATATTGGTGATGAGGTGCTCCGTGTCATGGCCAAGGTCGTCATGAACGCCGATTGGCGCATAGGCGTCTTTGCCCGCTGGGGAGGCGAAGAGTTCGTCGCCGCGCTGCCGGGCCTTGATATCGAACAGGCAACGAGCGTTGCCGAAGACTTGCGCGTGACGATCGAGCAACAGAACTTCGAGCATTCCTGGCGGCTCGGCAAGCCCATTCCGTTTACGGTCAGTATCGGCGTGACCGAACGCCTGCCTGGTGAGAATGACGTCGGCGCCATCGTCAAGCGCGCTGACCAGGCGTTGTATCGCGCCAAAGACAGGGGGCGGAACAGGGTAGAAGTCGGATAA
- the norR gene encoding nitric oxide reductase transcriptional regulator NorR: MVNSTLVETTHYAVNLTTEAVLDVLTPLILDLSCELSERERYRRLLSALRTLFPGDAAALLRLEGDTLVPLAIDGLSSDTLGRRFRVADHPRFQELLAQPGPTRFAADSDLPDPYDGLVQGMAAGQLEVHDCLGCPLFIRGEPWGLLTLDALDPARFDTIDMASLQAFLGLAAATVSVVERIDALARNGAEAQRRAEAYRLASSESRRELIGSSDAHRRMIKEIEVVAGSDLTVLVTGETGVGKELVANAIHALSPRANKPLISLNCAALPDTLVESELFGHVRGAFSGASADRRGKFELADGGTIFLDEVGELPLVVQAKLLRVLQNGQLQRIGSDHEHRVDVRLIAATNRDLAEEVRAGRFRADLYHRLSVYPLRVPPLRERGRDVLLLAGFFLEDNRSRLGLLSLRLSADAQAALLHYSWPGNVRELEHLIGRSALKALAANRERRRILTLSAADFALFDAEDAEANHAVTQSDEIETQDFRSAVTEFERNLVLEALVRNRRNWAAVARELGLDRANLNRLAKRLGLK; the protein is encoded by the coding sequence ATGGTTAATTCGACCCTAGTCGAAACGACTCACTACGCGGTCAATCTGACTACGGAGGCTGTCCTCGATGTATTGACCCCGCTAATTCTCGACCTGTCGTGCGAGCTGTCCGAGCGCGAGCGTTATCGGCGGCTGCTAAGCGCGCTGCGCACGCTGTTTCCGGGCGACGCGGCCGCGCTGCTGCGCCTTGAGGGCGATACGCTCGTCCCGCTCGCGATCGACGGTTTGAGCAGCGATACGCTCGGGCGGCGTTTTCGCGTCGCCGACCATCCGCGCTTTCAGGAGTTGTTGGCCCAGCCAGGGCCGACACGCTTCGCCGCCGACTCCGATCTGCCGGACCCCTACGATGGCCTCGTGCAAGGCATGGCGGCCGGGCAGCTCGAAGTGCACGACTGTCTGGGCTGCCCGCTGTTTATCCGCGGCGAGCCTTGGGGGTTGCTCACGCTCGACGCACTCGACCCGGCGCGCTTCGATACGATCGACATGGCCTCGCTGCAGGCGTTTCTCGGTCTCGCGGCCGCGACCGTCAGCGTGGTCGAACGCATCGATGCGCTGGCGCGCAATGGCGCGGAGGCCCAGCGCCGCGCCGAAGCCTATCGGCTGGCGAGCAGCGAGAGCCGGCGCGAGCTGATCGGCAGCAGCGACGCGCATCGCCGCATGATCAAGGAGATCGAGGTGGTGGCCGGTAGCGACCTGACTGTGCTCGTCACCGGCGAGACCGGCGTCGGCAAGGAGTTGGTCGCGAATGCGATCCACGCGCTGTCACCGCGCGCGAACAAGCCGCTGATCAGCCTGAACTGCGCGGCGTTGCCCGATACGCTCGTCGAAAGCGAACTGTTCGGGCACGTGCGCGGCGCGTTTTCGGGGGCGTCGGCGGATCGGCGCGGCAAATTCGAACTGGCGGACGGCGGCACCATTTTCCTCGACGAAGTCGGCGAATTGCCGCTCGTGGTGCAGGCGAAGCTGTTGCGCGTGCTGCAGAACGGCCAGTTGCAGCGCATCGGCTCGGACCACGAACACAGAGTCGACGTGCGGCTGATCGCCGCAACCAATCGCGATCTCGCCGAAGAAGTGCGCGCGGGCCGCTTTCGCGCCGACCTCTATCATCGCCTCAGCGTCTACCCGCTGCGCGTACCGCCCTTGCGCGAGCGCGGCCGCGACGTGCTGCTGCTCGCGGGATTTTTCCTCGAAGACAATCGCTCGCGGCTCGGCCTGTTGAGTCTGCGTCTCTCGGCCGATGCACAGGCCGCGTTGCTGCATTACTCATGGCCCGGCAACGTGCGCGAACTCGAACATCTGATCGGACGAAGTGCGCTGAAGGCATTGGCGGCCAATCGTGAGCGCCGCCGTATCTTGACGCTGAGCGCCGCGGACTTCGCGTTGTTCGATGCAGAAGATGCCGAAGCAAATCATGCCGTCACGCAGAGCGACGAAATCGAGACGCAGGACTTCCGCAGCGCGGTCACCGAGTTCGAGCGCAACCTCGTTCTCGAAGCGCTGGTCCGTAACAGGCGGAACTGGGCGGCGGTCGCGCGCGAGCTGGGCCTCGACAGGGCGAATCTGAACCGGCTGGCCAAACGGCTCGGGCTCAAATAA
- a CDS encoding FAS1-like dehydratase domain-containing protein, translating into MSAASEKLDDWLDKQVVVEDDITAFPLRALAATLDREESGNTVPPLWHWLYFLPVAPLSEVGPDGHPKRGGFLPPVPLPRRMWAGGRLTFHAPLKIGEHAERTSTIANIEDKTGRSGRLVFVTVQHTIEVDGELKLEEEHDIVYRDAPQEGARPQQPAPAPEGETWRRTIDPDAVMLFRYSALTFNGHRIHYDHPYVTQVEGYPGLVVHGPLIATLLVDLVRRELPQATLQSFAFRALRPTFADQPFTVCGKPAADGKTIDLWAKDHEGYLTMRATAALA; encoded by the coding sequence ATGTCCGCTGCCTCAGAGAAACTCGACGATTGGCTCGACAAGCAGGTGGTGGTGGAAGACGACATCACCGCGTTTCCGCTGAGGGCGCTCGCCGCCACGCTCGATCGCGAGGAAAGCGGTAACACCGTGCCGCCCCTGTGGCACTGGCTGTACTTTCTGCCGGTCGCGCCGCTATCGGAAGTTGGTCCTGACGGCCATCCGAAGCGTGGCGGCTTCCTGCCGCCGGTGCCGCTGCCGCGCCGCATGTGGGCAGGCGGCCGGCTCACGTTTCATGCGCCGTTGAAGATCGGCGAGCACGCAGAGCGCACGTCGACGATCGCCAACATCGAAGACAAGACCGGCCGCTCGGGCCGCCTCGTGTTCGTCACTGTGCAACATACGATCGAAGTCGATGGCGAACTGAAGCTCGAAGAGGAGCACGACATCGTCTATCGCGATGCGCCGCAGGAAGGCGCGCGGCCGCAGCAGCCGGCGCCCGCGCCCGAAGGCGAAACATGGCGCCGCACGATTGATCCCGATGCCGTGATGCTGTTCCGCTACTCGGCGCTGACTTTCAACGGTCATCGCATTCACTACGACCATCCGTACGTCACGCAGGTCGAAGGTTATCCGGGCCTCGTCGTGCACGGTCCGTTGATTGCGACGCTGCTCGTCGATCTGGTGCGGCGCGAACTACCGCAAGCGACGCTGCAAAGCTTCGCGTTTCGCGCGCTTCGCCCGACGTTTGCGGACCAGCCGTTCACGGTATGCGGCAAGCCCGCCGCCGACGGCAAAACCATCGACCTGTGGGCCAAGGACCACGAAGGCTATCTGACCATGCGCGCGACCGCCGCGCTCGCCTGA